A genomic segment from Bradyrhizobium sp. ISRA430 encodes:
- a CDS encoding sulfite exporter TauE/SafE family protein yields MSFGDFLPGDVSLTVALALCAIAFVSGTARGFSGFGAALIFMPLASSVAAPRLVAALLLVIDFVAAAPLVPDAWRKADRRATAVIVLGALIGVPVGTYFLSVLDSVTTRWIISCFVAALLLLLLSGWRYRGKDHTWLSVGIGGLSGFCSGLAQTGGPPIVGYWLGRPIAPIVARANIVLFFGASDSFSMISYATTGLISRESLVLSLIVGPVYALGVAFGASLFGRASEKMFRGICYVLIAVAVITGLPALDGILR; encoded by the coding sequence ATGAGTTTTGGAGACTTTCTCCCCGGCGACGTCAGCCTCACCGTCGCGCTGGCGCTTTGCGCCATCGCTTTCGTTTCGGGCACTGCGCGCGGCTTCTCGGGCTTCGGCGCCGCGCTGATCTTCATGCCGCTCGCAAGCAGCGTCGCGGCACCGCGGCTGGTCGCCGCGCTGCTTCTCGTTATCGATTTCGTTGCGGCGGCGCCGCTTGTGCCAGACGCCTGGCGGAAGGCCGATCGCAGGGCCACTGCGGTGATCGTGCTGGGCGCGCTGATCGGCGTGCCCGTCGGCACCTATTTCCTCAGCGTGCTCGATTCCGTCACCACGCGCTGGATCATCTCCTGCTTCGTTGCCGCGTTGCTGCTTCTGCTGCTCTCGGGCTGGCGCTATCGCGGCAAGGATCACACCTGGCTGTCGGTCGGCATCGGCGGCCTCTCGGGCTTCTGCAGCGGGCTGGCGCAAACCGGCGGTCCGCCGATCGTCGGCTACTGGCTCGGCCGCCCGATTGCCCCGATTGTCGCGCGCGCCAATATCGTGCTGTTCTTTGGAGCGTCGGACTCCTTCTCGATGATCAGCTACGCGACGACGGGACTGATCTCGCGCGAATCGCTGGTGCTCTCGCTCATCGTCGGCCCGGTCTATGCCCTCGGCGTCGCCTTCGGCGCGTCCCTGTTCGGCCGCGCCAGCGAAAAGATGTTTCGCGGCATCTGCTACGTGTTGATTGCCGTGGCTGTGATCACCGGCCTGCCGGCACTGGATGGGATTTTGCGTTGA
- a CDS encoding metal-sensitive transcriptional regulator, giving the protein MRKDIKASVGKRLGRIEGQVRGLSKMVEDDRYCIDIVTQISAVRAALRRVEEEILKDHVAHCVEHAIASGDKADQREKIAELMAVIGRAER; this is encoded by the coding sequence ATGCGCAAGGACATCAAGGCATCTGTCGGAAAACGTCTCGGCCGGATCGAGGGCCAGGTTCGCGGCCTGTCGAAAATGGTCGAGGACGACCGTTACTGCATCGATATCGTCACGCAGATCTCGGCGGTGCGCGCGGCGCTGCGCCGGGTCGAGGAAGAGATATTGAAGGATCACGTCGCCCATTGCGTCGAGCACGCGATCGCGAGCGGCGACAAGGCAGATCAGCGCGAGAAGATCGCGGAGCTGATGGCGGTGATCGGAAGGGCGGAGCGGTAG
- a CDS encoding YiiX/YebB-like N1pC/P60 family cysteine hydrolase: MGTVLDSVGKLIAAYLSKEVPGYEPFTPSDPEHLRGVIQQGDVLLVEGNNRISGIIKYLTQSTWSHAALYVGPIEGAVEPSGEPHVLIEANIGEGVTSAPLSKYFPYHTRVCRPVGLSYEDRTTVCRYAINRIGFGYDTKNIVDLMRFLIPLPVPQRWRRRMIALGSGDPTKIICSALIAQAFDAVRYPILPKITKAGSRAARREILHIRDSSLYMPRDFDISPYFEVVKPTIVHGFDYTALHWADKQKPLEEVAGTFSVFPEAISAPPLVPEAIDEEAPVEIPAEEVMTGEVPAHAAKDCRAHNGVRAVAEEDRDVPFEAPQTRAQGGGVNASPRRPGESQDPYRMIYRVWAVGVPNDESSSNSSLG, encoded by the coding sequence ATGGGGACCGTCCTAGACTCAGTCGGCAAGCTGATTGCCGCGTACCTCTCCAAGGAGGTGCCGGGCTACGAGCCGTTCACGCCGAGCGACCCCGAGCACCTGCGCGGCGTCATCCAGCAGGGCGACGTGCTGCTCGTCGAGGGCAACAATCGCATCTCCGGCATCATCAAGTATCTGACGCAGTCGACCTGGTCGCATGCCGCGCTATATGTTGGTCCGATCGAGGGCGCCGTTGAGCCCAGCGGCGAGCCGCATGTGCTGATCGAGGCCAATATCGGCGAAGGCGTCACCTCTGCGCCGCTGTCGAAATATTTCCCCTATCATACCCGCGTCTGCCGTCCGGTCGGGCTGTCCTATGAGGACCGCACCACGGTCTGCCGTTACGCGATCAACCGCATCGGCTTCGGCTACGACACCAAGAACATCGTCGACCTGATGCGCTTCCTGATTCCGCTGCCGGTGCCGCAGCGCTGGCGGCGCCGCATGATCGCGCTCGGCTCGGGCGATCCGACCAAAATCATCTGCTCGGCCCTGATCGCACAGGCCTTCGACGCAGTGCGCTATCCGATCCTGCCGAAGATCACCAAAGCCGGCAGCCGCGCAGCCCGCCGCGAGATCCTGCATATCCGCGACTCCTCGCTCTACATGCCCCGCGACTTCGACATCTCGCCCTATTTCGAAGTCGTCAAACCCACCATCGTGCACGGCTTCGACTACACAGCCCTGCACTGGGCCGACAAGCAAAAGCCGCTCGAGGAGGTGGCGGGCACGTTCAGTGTGTTTCCAGAAGCGATCAGTGCGCCGCCGCTCGTTCCTGAGGCGATTGACGAAGAAGCGCCGGTTGAAATTCCGGCTGAAGAAGTGATGACAGGCGAGGTGCCTGCACACGCCGCAAAAGATTGTCGAGCGCATAACGGCGTCCGAGCGGTTGCTGAAGAAGATCGCGATGTACCGTTCGAGGCGCCGCAGACGCGCGCGCAAGGTGGCGGCGTGAACGCCAGCCCGCGTCGTCCTGGCGAAAGCCAGGACCCATACCGCATGATCTATCGAGTTTGGGCGGTAGGAGTACCGAACGACGAGTCTTCGTCAAACTCCTCCCTGGGATAA
- the pheT gene encoding phenylalanine--tRNA ligase subunit beta, with the protein MKFTLSWLKEHLETDEPLDRLADKLTMIGLEVESIEDKARALKPFTIAKVISAEQHPNADRLRVCMVDTGGGAAPVQVVCGAPNARTGLVSVFSPPGTYIPGKDITLGIGTIRGVESRGMLCSAAELQISNDHDGIMELPADAPIGAAYAEWAGLGDPVIEINLTPNRQDCTGVHGIARDLAAADMGKFKDPTIKVVKGEFPCPVKVTVEDATLCPGFALRLVRGVKNGASPEWLQKRLTAIGLRPINALVDITNFMTFDRARPLHVFDAKKVKGNLVVRRARDGETLLALDGRTYNLDPAVCVIADDHGVESLAGIMGGEASGCDENTTDVLIESALWNEINIAQTGRKLGINSDARYRFERGVDPAFMVPGLELATKLVMEMCGGAPSETVVVGKAFGDDRVIEFPLAEVKRLSGIEVPQVEMKRILNHLGFMMAGAGPVVKVAVPSWRTDVHGKADIVEEIVRIFGVDKVPETPFERGEDARKPVLTPLQFRTRRVRRALASRGMVEAVTWSFITKPAAELFGGGQRELEVANPIAADLSDMRPSLLSGLIAAAQANADRGFGDVALFEVGQIFKGDRPQDQFMAASGVRRGFASSEGLGRHWSGSAIADVFDAKADALAVLAAAGAPMQALQIVPGGAAWLHPGRSGTIQIGPQNVLGYFGEMHPRALEALGADGPLMAFEVILERIPEAKKRPTRAKPAIELSAFQPVSRDFAFIVDRGVKAGDIVRTAQAVDKKLIAGVNVFDVYEGKGIEDGKKSIAIAVTIQPREKTLTDQEIEAVAGKIVAEVTKKTGGTLRA; encoded by the coding sequence GTGAAATTCACCCTCTCCTGGCTGAAGGAACATCTCGAGACCGACGAGCCGCTGGACAGGCTGGCCGACAAGCTCACCATGATCGGGCTCGAGGTCGAGAGCATCGAGGACAAGGCGAGGGCGCTGAAACCCTTCACCATCGCAAAGGTGATCTCCGCCGAGCAGCATCCGAACGCTGACCGTCTGCGCGTCTGCATGGTCGATACCGGAGGCGGTGCGGCGCCGGTGCAAGTCGTATGCGGGGCGCCGAATGCGCGCACCGGGCTCGTCAGCGTGTTCTCGCCGCCCGGCACCTACATTCCCGGCAAGGACATCACGCTCGGCATCGGCACCATCCGCGGCGTCGAGAGCCGCGGCATGCTGTGCTCGGCGGCCGAGTTGCAGATCTCGAACGACCACGACGGCATCATGGAATTGCCGGCCGATGCCCCCATCGGCGCTGCTTACGCCGAATGGGCGGGCCTCGGCGATCCCGTGATCGAGATCAACCTGACGCCGAACCGCCAGGACTGCACCGGCGTTCACGGCATTGCGCGCGATCTCGCCGCCGCCGACATGGGCAAGTTCAAGGACCCGACCATCAAGGTCGTGAAGGGCGAATTCCCCTGCCCGGTGAAGGTCACGGTCGAGGACGCCACGCTGTGCCCGGGCTTCGCGCTGCGCCTCGTGCGCGGGGTGAAGAACGGCGCGTCGCCGGAATGGCTGCAGAAGCGGCTGACCGCGATCGGGCTCCGTCCGATCAATGCGCTGGTCGACATCACCAACTTCATGACCTTCGACCGCGCGCGGCCGCTGCACGTGTTCGACGCCAAGAAGGTTAAGGGCAACCTCGTCGTGCGCCGCGCTCGCGACGGCGAAACGCTGCTCGCGCTCGACGGCCGCACCTACAATCTCGATCCCGCCGTCTGCGTCATCGCCGACGACCACGGTGTCGAATCGCTCGCCGGCATCATGGGCGGCGAGGCCTCGGGCTGTGACGAGAACACCACCGACGTGCTGATCGAATCGGCGCTGTGGAACGAAATCAACATCGCCCAGACCGGCCGCAAGCTCGGCATCAATTCGGATGCGCGCTACCGTTTCGAGCGCGGCGTCGATCCCGCCTTTATGGTTCCTGGCCTCGAGCTTGCGACCAAGCTCGTGATGGAGATGTGCGGCGGCGCGCCGTCCGAGACCGTCGTGGTCGGCAAGGCTTTTGGCGACGACCGCGTGATCGAATTCCCGCTTGCCGAGGTGAAGCGGCTGTCCGGCATCGAGGTGCCGCAGGTCGAGATGAAGCGCATCCTCAACCATCTCGGCTTCATGATGGCGGGCGCGGGGCCGGTGGTGAAGGTCGCGGTGCCGTCCTGGCGTACGGACGTGCACGGCAAGGCCGACATCGTCGAGGAGATCGTCCGCATCTTCGGCGTCGACAAGGTGCCGGAGACGCCGTTCGAGCGTGGCGAGGACGCGCGCAAACCCGTACTGACGCCGCTGCAGTTCCGCACGCGGCGCGTCAGGCGCGCGCTCGCGAGCCGCGGCATGGTCGAGGCTGTGACCTGGTCGTTCATCACCAAGCCGGCGGCGGAGCTCTTCGGCGGCGGCCAGCGCGAGCTCGAGGTCGCCAACCCGATTGCCGCCGACCTTTCCGATATGCGGCCGAGCCTGTTGTCGGGCCTGATCGCGGCAGCGCAGGCCAATGCCGATCGCGGTTTCGGCGATGTCGCGCTGTTCGAGGTCGGCCAGATCTTCAAGGGCGATCGTCCGCAGGATCAGTTCATGGCGGCAAGCGGCGTCCGCCGCGGCTTTGCCTCGTCCGAAGGTCTTGGGCGACACTGGTCGGGCTCGGCGATAGCGGACGTCTTCGACGCCAAGGCCGATGCGCTGGCGGTGCTGGCTGCGGCCGGCGCGCCGATGCAGGCGCTGCAAATCGTGCCCGGCGGCGCCGCGTGGCTGCACCCCGGACGTTCCGGAACGATCCAGATCGGGCCGCAGAACGTGCTCGGCTATTTCGGCGAGATGCACCCGCGCGCGCTCGAAGCGCTCGGCGCCGATGGGCCGCTGATGGCGTTCGAGGTGATCCTCGAGCGGATTCCCGAGGCTAAGAAGAGGCCGACCCGCGCCAAGCCCGCAATCGAGCTATCGGCATTCCAGCCGGTCTCGCGCGACTTCGCCTTCATCGTCGACCGTGGCGTGAAGGCCGGCGACATCGTGCGTACGGCACAAGCCGTCGACAAGAAGCTGATCGCTGGCGTCAACGTGTTCGACGTCTATGAAGGCAAGGGCATCGAGGACGGCAAGAAGTCGATCGCGATCGCTGTGACGATCCAGCCGCGCGAGAAGACCCTGACCGACCAGGAGATAGAGGCCGTCGCCGGAAAGATCGTCGCCGAAGTGACGAAGAAGACCGGCGGCACCTTGAGAGCATGA
- a CDS encoding NAD(P)/FAD-dependent oxidoreductase, whose amino-acid sequence MMITRRSFLSASAAFAATPVLRAMAAPLPREADIVVIGAGVAGIAAARRIMATGRKVVVVEAASRIGGRCITDSTTFGVPFDRGARWMHNPETNPMIRLARGVGLDVSPAPVSQKMRIGRRNARAGETEEFLAALVRANRAIDEASRGKLDTSCAAVLPKDLGDWAGATEFLLGASFAGKDLKELSAIDKARAQDRNAAIACRQGLGTLISKLGEQVPVALSTPASRMAWSNRDVSVETPAGKITARAAIITVSTNVLSAGAIKFAPDIPKRTLDAAAKLGLGSYDHIMLELPGNPLGLARDDILIEQSNSTRTALMFANIGGSSLCSIDVGGSFGRDLSEQGEQAMAAFAREWITKLFGGEASAAIKKTSATRWNASPFVMGAMSAASPGGQLSRKVLAEPIGCMFLAGEATHETLWGTVDGAWDSGERAADAALRRIGAIRDEPADVPTQSTKRRKKR is encoded by the coding sequence ATGATGATCACGCGCCGCAGCTTCCTATCGGCGTCGGCGGCCTTTGCCGCAACGCCGGTCCTGCGCGCAATGGCCGCGCCTCTGCCACGCGAGGCTGACATTGTCGTGATCGGCGCGGGGGTCGCCGGCATCGCTGCGGCCCGGCGGATCATGGCGACGGGCCGCAAGGTGGTGGTGGTCGAAGCGGCATCCCGGATCGGAGGCCGCTGCATCACCGATAGTACGACGTTCGGCGTGCCGTTCGACCGTGGCGCACGCTGGATGCACAATCCCGAGACCAACCCGATGATCCGCCTGGCGCGCGGCGTCGGGCTCGACGTGTCGCCTGCGCCTGTCAGTCAGAAGATGCGCATCGGCCGCCGCAATGCGCGCGCTGGCGAGACCGAGGAGTTTCTGGCGGCGCTGGTGCGCGCCAATCGCGCGATCGACGAGGCATCGCGCGGCAAGCTGGATACCTCCTGCGCTGCCGTACTGCCAAAAGATCTCGGCGATTGGGCGGGTGCTACCGAGTTCCTGTTGGGCGCGAGTTTCGCCGGCAAGGATCTCAAGGAACTCTCGGCCATCGACAAGGCACGCGCGCAGGACCGCAACGCGGCGATCGCCTGCCGCCAGGGCCTGGGCACGCTGATCAGCAAGCTCGGCGAACAGGTGCCGGTCGCGTTATCGACGCCGGCAAGCCGGATGGCGTGGAGCAATCGCGACGTCAGCGTCGAGACCCCCGCGGGCAAGATCACGGCGCGCGCCGCCATCATCACCGTCTCGACCAACGTGCTGAGCGCGGGAGCAATCAAGTTCGCGCCCGACATCCCGAAGCGGACGCTCGATGCCGCGGCCAAGCTCGGGCTCGGCAGCTACGATCACATCATGCTGGAATTGCCGGGCAATCCGCTCGGGCTCGCGCGCGACGACATTCTCATCGAGCAGAGCAATTCGACGCGCACGGCGCTCATGTTCGCCAATATCGGCGGCTCCTCGCTGTGTTCGATCGATGTTGGCGGCTCCTTCGGCCGCGATCTTTCCGAACAGGGCGAGCAGGCCATGGCGGCCTTTGCCCGGGAATGGATCACAAAGCTGTTCGGCGGCGAAGCGTCTGCAGCGATCAAGAAGACCAGCGCGACGCGCTGGAATGCCTCGCCCTTCGTGATGGGCGCGATGTCGGCCGCCTCGCCCGGCGGCCAGCTCTCGCGAAAGGTCCTCGCCGAGCCGATCGGCTGTATGTTCCTCGCGGGCGAGGCGACCCACGAGACCCTGTGGGGCACGGTCGATGGCGCCTGGGACAGCGGCGAGCGCGCGGCTGATGCCGCGCTGCGCAGGATTGGTGCGATCAGGGACGAACCCGCCGACGTGCCGACGCAATCGACCAAGCGAAGGAAAAAACGTTAG
- the nikR gene encoding nickel-responsive transcriptional regulator NikR — protein MQRITITIEDDLLAEIDAAAEARGYQNRSEIIRDLARAGLQQSSEGTAQTGPCVAGLVYVYDHAARDLSKRLVQEFHGHHDLALATLHVHLDDNNCMEMTALRGDAGEVRHFADHIIAERGVRYGRVVMIPTGEGRQARARKHAHRHE, from the coding sequence ATGCAGCGAATTACGATCACGATCGAAGATGATCTCTTGGCGGAGATCGATGCCGCAGCGGAAGCGCGCGGCTACCAGAACCGCTCCGAGATCATCCGCGACCTTGCGCGCGCCGGGCTGCAGCAGAGCAGCGAAGGTACCGCGCAGACCGGCCCGTGCGTTGCCGGGCTCGTCTATGTCTACGATCATGCCGCCCGCGATCTCTCAAAGCGCCTGGTGCAGGAATTCCACGGCCATCACGATCTCGCGCTGGCGACGCTGCACGTCCATCTCGACGACAACAACTGCATGGAGATGACGGCGCTACGCGGCGACGCCGGTGAAGTCCGGCATTTCGCCGACCACATCATCGCCGAACGCGGCGTTCGCTATGGCCGCGTGGTGATGATCCCGACGGGGGAAGGAAGGCAGGCGAGGGCGCGAAAGCATGCGCATCGGCATGAGTAG
- the pheS gene encoding phenylalanine--tRNA ligase subunit alpha, translated as MSDLATLETSILDQIAGAGDEAALEAVRVAALGKKGSISALLATLGKMSPDERKTQGAAINQAKDKVMQALTARRDVLKSAALDARLASETIDVTLPLRDAPAEAGRIHPLSQVWDELTTIFADMGFSVAEGPDIETDDYNFTKLNFPEGHPAREMHDTFFFHPKEDGSRMLLRTHTSPVQVRTMLSQKPPIRVICPGRTYRIDSDATHTPQFHQVEGLVIDKSSHLGHLKWILHEFCKAFFEVDHINMRFRPSFFPFTEPSLEVDIQCRRDKGEIRFGEGEDWLEILGCGMVHPNVLRACGIDPDEYQGFAWGMGIDRIAMLKYGMSDLRQLFDGDVRWLSHYGFKPLEVPTLAGGLSS; from the coding sequence GTGTCTGACCTCGCAACGCTCGAAACCTCCATCCTCGACCAGATCGCCGGCGCCGGCGACGAAGCCGCCCTCGAGGCGGTGCGCGTCGCAGCGCTCGGCAAGAAGGGCTCGATCTCCGCGCTGCTTGCGACGCTCGGAAAGATGTCGCCCGACGAACGCAAGACGCAAGGAGCCGCGATCAACCAGGCCAAGGACAAGGTCATGCAGGCGCTTACTGCGCGGCGGGACGTCTTGAAGTCGGCCGCGCTCGATGCGCGGCTCGCCTCCGAGACCATCGACGTCACCCTGCCGCTGCGCGACGCGCCGGCCGAGGCCGGCCGTATCCATCCGCTCAGCCAGGTCTGGGACGAGCTGACGACCATCTTCGCCGACATGGGATTTTCGGTCGCCGAAGGTCCCGATATCGAGACCGACGACTACAACTTCACCAAGCTGAACTTTCCCGAAGGGCATCCCGCGCGCGAGATGCACGACACGTTCTTCTTCCATCCGAAGGAGGACGGCTCGCGCATGCTGCTGCGGACCCACACCTCGCCGGTGCAGGTGCGCACCATGCTGAGCCAGAAACCGCCGATCCGCGTGATCTGCCCGGGCCGCACCTACCGCATCGATTCGGACGCGACCCACACGCCGCAATTCCACCAGGTCGAAGGCCTCGTCATCGACAAGAGCTCGCATCTCGGCCACCTCAAGTGGATCCTGCACGAGTTCTGCAAGGCGTTCTTCGAGGTCGACCACATCAATATGCGCTTCCGTCCCTCGTTCTTCCCGTTCACCGAGCCGTCGCTGGAAGTCGACATTCAGTGCCGCCGCGACAAGGGCGAGATCCGCTTCGGCGAGGGTGAGGACTGGCTCGAGATTCTCGGCTGCGGCATGGTGCATCCGAACGTGTTGCGCGCTTGCGGCATCGATCCCGACGAGTACCAGGGCTTCGCCTGGGGCATGGGCATCGATCGCATCGCGATGCTGAAATACGGCATGAGCGACCTGCGCCAGCTCTTCGACGGCGACGTCCGCTGGCTGTCCCATTACGGCTTCAAGCCGCTCGAAGTCCCCACGCTCGCAGGAGGGCTGAGCTCGTGA
- a CDS encoding heavy metal translocating P-type ATPase, translating into MNNAEHKHHHDAEGGSGCGCSAKAAPPATRPAASSCCGGHVDPAGHAHHHHHSDGGDEKVRDPVCGMTVNPATSKHRFEHQGETFHFCSAGCRAKFAADPAKYLAKEKAPEPEMPAGTIYTCPMHPEIRQVGPGSCPICGMALEPEVTSLDTGPNPELADMTRRFWIGGALALPAVVLEMGGHLAGPHNWIDPTLSNWIQLVFATPVVLWAGWPFLVRGWQSLITRNLNMFTLIAMGTGVAYVYSLIGTIAPNLFPDTFRGHEGAVAVYFEAAAVITVLVLLGQVLELRARDATSGAIKALLQLAPKTARRIDADGSEHEVEIEALHAGDRLRVRPGEKVPVDGIILEGRSSLDESLVTGESMPVTKEAGANVIAGTLNQSGGFIMRADKVGRETLLSQIVQMVADAQRSRAPIQRLADQVAGWFVPTVILVAIIAFAAWAWFGPEPRLAFGLVAAVSVLIIACPCALGLATPMSIMVGVGRGAQAGVLIKNAEALERMEKIDTLVVDKTGTLTEGRPKVVAIVPAAGFAEDEILRLAASVERASEHPLADAIVRAAKEKQLALSQVDAFDSPTGKGATGKADGKTIVLGNARYFASTGIDTKQLDAEAERLRLDGATAINMAVDGTVAGLLAIADPVKASTPDALRALAAEGIKVIMLTGDNRTTAEAVARRLGITEVEAEVLPDQKSAVVAKLQTSGRSVAMAGDGVNDAPALAAAEVGIAMGTGTDVAMESAGVTLLKGDLTGIVRARKLSQATMRNIRQNLFFAFIYNAAGIPIAAGILYPAFGILLSPIIAAAAMALSSVSVVGNALRLRATRL; encoded by the coding sequence ATGAACAACGCCGAACACAAGCATCATCACGACGCGGAAGGCGGTTCCGGATGCGGGTGCTCCGCGAAGGCGGCTCCGCCGGCCACCAGGCCTGCCGCATCCTCATGCTGCGGCGGACATGTCGATCCTGCCGGTCACGCCCATCATCATCACCACAGCGATGGTGGGGACGAGAAGGTTCGCGATCCCGTCTGCGGCATGACGGTCAATCCCGCGACCTCGAAGCATCGCTTCGAACATCAGGGCGAGACCTTCCATTTCTGCTCGGCCGGTTGCCGCGCCAAGTTCGCCGCCGATCCCGCCAAATATCTCGCCAAGGAAAAGGCGCCCGAGCCCGAAATGCCTGCGGGCACGATCTACACTTGCCCGATGCACCCTGAGATCCGCCAGGTCGGACCTGGAAGCTGCCCGATCTGCGGCATGGCGCTCGAACCGGAGGTCACGAGCCTCGATACCGGTCCCAATCCGGAGCTTGCCGACATGACGCGGCGATTCTGGATCGGCGGCGCGCTGGCGCTGCCGGCGGTGGTGCTGGAGATGGGCGGCCATCTCGCCGGTCCGCACAACTGGATCGATCCGACGCTGTCGAACTGGATCCAGCTCGTCTTTGCTACGCCGGTGGTGCTTTGGGCCGGCTGGCCGTTCCTGGTGCGCGGCTGGCAGTCGCTGATCACGCGCAATTTGAACATGTTCACGCTGATCGCGATGGGCACGGGCGTCGCCTATGTCTACAGCCTGATCGGCACCATCGCGCCCAACCTCTTCCCCGACACTTTCCGCGGCCATGAGGGCGCCGTCGCCGTCTATTTCGAGGCGGCCGCGGTCATCACGGTGCTGGTGCTGCTCGGCCAGGTGCTGGAGCTACGCGCCCGGGATGCGACGTCGGGCGCGATCAAGGCGCTGTTGCAGCTTGCGCCGAAGACCGCGCGTCGCATCGATGCCGACGGCAGCGAGCACGAGGTCGAGATCGAGGCGCTGCATGCCGGCGACCGCTTGCGCGTCCGTCCCGGCGAGAAGGTGCCGGTCGACGGCATCATCCTCGAAGGCCGCTCCTCGCTCGATGAATCCCTCGTCACCGGCGAATCCATGCCGGTCACCAAGGAGGCCGGCGCAAACGTGATCGCCGGCACGCTCAACCAATCGGGCGGCTTCATCATGCGTGCCGACAAGGTCGGGCGCGAAACGCTGCTGTCGCAGATCGTGCAGATGGTCGCCGACGCGCAGCGTTCGCGGGCGCCGATCCAGCGGCTCGCCGACCAGGTGGCAGGCTGGTTCGTACCGACGGTCATTCTCGTCGCAATCATCGCGTTCGCGGCCTGGGCCTGGTTCGGACCGGAGCCGCGGCTTGCTTTCGGCCTCGTCGCCGCGGTCAGCGTGCTGATCATAGCCTGCCCCTGCGCGCTGGGGCTCGCGACCCCGATGTCGATCATGGTCGGCGTCGGTCGCGGCGCGCAGGCCGGTGTTTTGATCAAGAACGCCGAAGCGCTGGAGCGGATGGAGAAGATCGATACGCTGGTGGTCGACAAGACCGGCACGCTGACGGAAGGCAGGCCCAAGGTGGTCGCGATCGTCCCGGCGGCAGGGTTTGCGGAGGACGAGATCCTTCGCCTCGCGGCCAGCGTCGAGCGCGCCAGCGAGCACCCGCTGGCCGACGCGATCGTCCGCGCGGCCAAGGAGAAGCAGCTCGCGCTCAGCCAGGTCGACGCGTTCGATTCGCCGACCGGCAAGGGCGCGACCGGCAAGGCCGACGGCAAGACCATCGTGCTCGGGAATGCAAGGTACTTTGCCTCGACCGGGATCGACACCAAGCAGCTCGATGCCGAGGCCGAGCGCCTGCGCCTGGATGGCGCCACCGCGATCAACATGGCCGTCGACGGCACAGTCGCCGGGCTGCTCGCGATCGCCGATCCAGTCAAGGCGTCGACGCCGGACGCGCTGAGGGCGCTCGCGGCCGAAGGCATCAAGGTGATCATGCTGACCGGCGACAACCGTACCACCGCGGAGGCGGTCGCGCGCAGGCTCGGCATCACTGAGGTGGAAGCAGAGGTCCTGCCGGATCAGAAGAGCGCGGTGGTCGCAAAGCTGCAGACGAGCGGCCGCAGCGTCGCGATGGCCGGCGACGGCGTCAACGACGCACCGGCACTGGCGGCCGCCGAGGTCGGCATCGCCATGGGCACCGGCACCGACGTGGCGATGGAGAGCGCCGGCGTCACCCTGCTCAAGGGCGACCTCACCGGCATCGTGCGTGCGCGAAAGCTGTCGCAGGCAACGATGCGCAACATCCGCCAGAACCTGTTCTTCGCCTTCATCTACAACGCCGCCGGCATTCCGATCGCGGCCGGCATCCTCTATCCGGCTTTCGGCATCCTGCTGTCGCCGATCATCGCGGCGGCGGCGATGGCGCTGTCCTCGGTGAGCGTCGTGGGCAATGCGTTGCGCCTGCGCGCGACGCGACTGTGA